One window from the genome of Paracoccus marcusii encodes:
- a CDS encoding lysine--tRNA ligase, with product MTTLRDAAMQSKAWPFEEARRVLKRYEKQPPEKGYVLFETGYGPSGLPHIGTFGEVARTTMIRRAFQEISDIPTRLVCFSDDLDGMRKVPENVPDQEMLKEHLQLPLTSVPDPFGEYDSFGGHNNAMLRRFLDTFGFDYEFVSATEFYKSGQFDAVLLRAAERYDDIMAVMLASLREERQQTYSCFLPISPKTGRVLYVPIKHVDAKAGTITFDEDGEEITLPVTGGNVKLQWKPDFGARWAALDVDFEMYGKDHSTNTPIYDRICEILGGKKPEHFTYELFLDQDGQKISKSKGNGLSIDDWLTYASTESLSYFMYLKPKTAKRMHLDVIPKAVDEYHQQLRAFPDQTPEQQLANPVWHIHGGNVPASDMAIPFQMLLNLASVAGAADKEGLWGFIRRYAPEASPETHPGLDRAAGFALRYFTDFVAPSRQFREPTEVERAAMQDLADRLAAWDQPADPETLQSMVFAVGKEHGFEPLRDWFAALYQVLLGADQGPRFGGFIALYGVDETRDLIRDALDGKLVMNHG from the coding sequence ATGACCACCCTGCGCGACGCCGCGATGCAATCGAAGGCCTGGCCGTTCGAAGAAGCGCGCCGGGTGCTGAAACGGTACGAGAAGCAGCCCCCCGAAAAGGGCTATGTCCTGTTCGAGACGGGCTATGGCCCCTCGGGCCTGCCCCATATCGGCACCTTCGGAGAGGTCGCGCGCACGACGATGATCCGCCGCGCCTTTCAGGAGATCAGCGACATCCCGACGCGGCTGGTCTGTTTTTCGGACGATCTGGACGGCATGCGCAAGGTCCCCGAGAACGTCCCCGACCAGGAGATGCTGAAGGAACACCTGCAGCTTCCCCTGACCTCGGTCCCCGATCCGTTCGGCGAATACGACAGCTTCGGCGGTCACAACAACGCCATGCTGCGCCGCTTTCTGGACACGTTCGGCTTCGACTACGAATTCGTCAGCGCGACCGAGTTCTACAAGTCCGGCCAGTTCGATGCGGTGCTGCTGCGCGCCGCCGAACGCTATGACGACATCATGGCGGTGATGCTGGCATCCCTGCGCGAAGAGCGTCAGCAGACCTATTCCTGCTTCCTGCCGATCAGCCCCAAGACGGGCCGCGTGCTGTATGTGCCGATCAAGCATGTCGACGCCAAGGCCGGGACCATCACGTTTGACGAGGACGGCGAGGAGATCACCCTGCCGGTCACCGGCGGCAATGTGAAGCTGCAGTGGAAGCCCGATTTCGGTGCACGTTGGGCCGCGCTGGACGTCGACTTTGAGATGTACGGCAAGGATCACAGCACCAACACGCCGATCTATGACCGCATCTGCGAGATCCTGGGCGGCAAAAAGCCCGAGCATTTCACCTATGAGCTGTTCCTGGACCAGGACGGCCAGAAGATCAGCAAATCCAAGGGCAACGGCCTGTCGATCGACGACTGGCTGACCTATGCGTCCACGGAAAGTCTGTCCTATTTCATGTATCTCAAGCCCAAGACGGCCAAGCGGATGCATCTGGACGTGATCCCCAAGGCGGTGGACGAATACCACCAGCAGCTGCGTGCCTTTCCCGACCAGACCCCCGAACAGCAGCTGGCGAACCCTGTCTGGCACATCCACGGCGGCAACGTGCCGGCGTCCGACATGGCGATCCCGTTCCAGATGCTGCTGAACCTGGCATCCGTCGCGGGCGCCGCCGACAAGGAGGGCCTGTGGGGGTTCATCCGCCGCTATGCCCCCGAGGCCAGCCCCGAGACGCATCCCGGTCTGGATCGGGCTGCGGGCTTCGCACTGCGCTATTTCACCGATTTCGTGGCCCCCTCGCGCCAGTTCCGCGAACCCACCGAAGTCGAGCGTGCCGCGATGCAGGACCTGGCCGATCGCCTGGCCGCATGGGACCAGCCCGCCGACCCCGAGACGCTGCAGTCGATGGTCTTCGCCGTCGGCAAGGAGCACGGGTTCGAGCCGCTGCGCGACTGGTTCGCGGCCCTGTACCAGGTGCTGCTGGGCGCGGACCAGGGGCCCCGGTTCGGCGGCTTCATCGCGCTTTACGGCGTGGATGAGACCCGTGACCTGATCCGGGACGCGCTTGACGGCAAGCTGGTCATGAACCACGGCTGA
- a CDS encoding SulP family inorganic anion transporter, translated as MGYRPAFLDLSFDLKDLQAGLTVAIVALPLSLAIAIASGVGPDRGLVTAIVGGFLVSAMGGSRHQIGGPAGAFIVLVAGCVAAIGIDGLILATMLSGAMLAVLGLLRLGGTIRLVPYPVILGFTAGIAVIIAASQLRDLLGLTLSAPEPAALMPKLSALWQARATADPQVIGVALTAVAVIVFAQRLAPRLPALLLGIVAATLAAQVLDAPSVFDRFGALPAGLPMPMLPALDWASVQAALPFAVGFTLLGAIESLLSAMVADQMAGTRMRPDDELIGQGLANIGAGLFGGFCVTGTIARTATNVKAGSRGPASGMIHAALLLGFLIVAAPLVGAIPLAGLAGLLMVVAWKMIEWHAMISLTRIDRAEAGVMVATFLGVILHDLTTGILIGMALTGMLFIARMSREGTAHALATDPDGPADRMVIHLSGPVFFGSVARIEGALARIDAHPRLLLLDMSQVTLIDRSGAQMIRDLSDRLARRGTRVVAVHARPMLRAGLHGSVTVAEDSARL; from the coding sequence ATGGGCTATCGCCCCGCCTTTCTGGATCTTTCGTTCGATCTCAAGGACCTGCAGGCAGGACTTACGGTCGCCATCGTGGCGCTGCCGCTGTCTCTGGCGATCGCCATCGCCAGTGGCGTCGGTCCCGACCGCGGGCTGGTCACGGCTATCGTGGGCGGGTTCCTGGTCAGCGCCATGGGCGGGTCACGCCACCAGATCGGCGGCCCGGCAGGCGCGTTCATCGTGCTGGTCGCGGGCTGCGTCGCGGCGATCGGCATCGACGGCCTGATCCTGGCCACGATGCTGTCCGGTGCCATGCTGGCGGTGCTGGGCCTGCTGCGTCTTGGCGGGACCATCCGACTGGTGCCCTATCCGGTAATCCTGGGGTTCACTGCCGGGATTGCGGTGATCATCGCCGCAAGCCAGCTGCGCGACCTGTTAGGCCTGACGCTGTCCGCGCCCGAACCTGCCGCGTTGATGCCCAAGCTGTCCGCCCTATGGCAGGCCCGTGCCACGGCTGATCCGCAGGTCATCGGCGTCGCGCTGACCGCGGTCGCGGTGATCGTGTTCGCACAGCGCCTGGCGCCCCGCCTGCCGGCGCTGCTGCTGGGGATCGTCGCCGCCACCCTTGCCGCACAGGTGCTGGACGCGCCATCGGTCTTTGATCGCTTCGGCGCGCTGCCGGCCGGTCTGCCGATGCCGATGCTGCCCGCGCTGGACTGGGCGTCCGTTCAGGCGGCGCTGCCCTTCGCGGTGGGCTTCACCTTGCTGGGGGCGATCGAGTCGCTTCTGTCGGCGATGGTCGCCGACCAGATGGCCGGCACCCGCATGCGTCCCGATGACGAGTTGATCGGGCAGGGGCTTGCCAATATCGGGGCGGGTCTGTTCGGCGGCTTTTGCGTCACCGGCACCATCGCCCGGACGGCGACCAACGTGAAGGCCGGCAGCCGCGGCCCCGCATCGGGGATGATCCACGCCGCGCTGCTGCTGGGCTTCCTGATCGTCGCCGCGCCGCTGGTCGGGGCCATTCCCCTGGCCGGCTTGGCGGGGCTTCTGATGGTCGTCGCTTGGAAGATGATCGAATGGCACGCGATGATCAGCCTGACCCGCATCGACCGGGCCGAGGCGGGGGTGATGGTCGCGACCTTCCTGGGCGTGATCCTGCACGATCTGACGACCGGCATCCTGATCGGCATGGCGCTGACCGGGATGCTGTTCATCGCGCGGATGTCGCGCGAGGGGACCGCTCATGCCCTGGCAACCGACCCCGATGGACCGGCGGACCGGATGGTGATCCATCTGTCCGGGCCGGTCTTCTTCGGCTCGGTCGCGCGGATCGAGGGGGCGCTGGCCCGGATCGACGCGCATCCCCGCCTGCTGCTTCTGGACATGTCACAGGTCACGCTGATCGACCGAAGCGGCGCCCAGATGATCCGCGACCTGTCC
- a CDS encoding tellurite resistance TerB family protein produces MTIDLPSLSPCDALVAVMVAVSCSDSTIRTSELVAIQRMVDHAPVFAAYDDDRIRPISQTVMTLFDEEDGVDALFGLIRDALPEKLYETAYALACDVGAADGRLYEGEVMMLAEIRDQLNISRLHAAAIELSARVRHMTV; encoded by the coding sequence ATGACCATCGACCTGCCTTCCCTGTCCCCCTGCGATGCGCTTGTCGCGGTGATGGTGGCGGTGTCCTGCTCGGACAGCACCATCCGCACGTCCGAACTGGTGGCGATCCAGCGGATGGTCGACCATGCGCCGGTCTTTGCGGCCTATGACGACGACCGCATCCGGCCGATCAGCCAGACCGTGATGACGCTGTTCGACGAAGAGGACGGCGTGGACGCGCTGTTCGGCCTGATCCGCGACGCGCTGCCCGAGAAGCTCTATGAGACGGCCTATGCCCTGGCCTGCGATGTGGGCGCGGCCGACGGCCGCCTGTACGAGGGCGAGGTCATGATGCTGGCCGAGATCCGCGACCAGTTGAACATCAGTCGCCTGCACGCCGCCGCGATCGAGCTGTCGGCCCGCGTGCGCCACATGACCGTCTAG
- a CDS encoding glycosyl hydrolase family 28-related protein, translating to MNIAITNGLLLTPPAFRAGLGVWSRSDGTSGSPTWADAGNAGIVPADQDFGPCFEVVKQQTTTSLRFMGETPMIPGVYLRVSARVKIVAGPLASVRIAGWAGDGSRNAVAGLVTAGTTVALRNYGEVVEVSAIVGVGNRPGVDLPWGTRAVYGHFGLDLVGANGGAFRVESIRIDDITAAFVPSLLDWVDVRDFGAVGDGVTNDRAAFLAADQAAAGGSIVVPAGTFFISGDLSINSRIRFKGRLTTPPSTRVSLLRSFDFPTYADAFGDETLGMKKALQALLGYTDHISLDLGGRRVDLDEPLMLAELAPTLEGFANRRVIQNGSIQAKPGPAWQTGRATSPGTYNPAQPYLLSNVANVAAIEVGSRIIGSGVGREVYVNAKNVAQGTLSLSQPLYGGAGTRQYSFERYRYLFDFSGVRELSRLNFSKVDFGCDRISSGVMLPQQGEMIQFADCYFTRPMDRAITSIGRGCQDLLVDNCQFISNDLDLPAQQRTTVAINVNANDIKIRNNRFVRFAHFMVANGGGHIISGNHWFQGDGSGQGLRYAGLVLTQPNVQTTVSGNYIDNASIEWTNEHSAIPNFTGSEFSFGGLTLTGNTFLCSNTVAWFTWITVKPYGSGHFIQGLNVVGNVFKALYGNVERIDRVDTSIADLNYNSMRNLQFEANTFNGINTYVSNPLMIQLTQNTATATWTTPVLTGLPFQGWARSVQSVVTEVALQSTSGARVDATPTVVPDSGTSKRQIRLTWSQPLRGRVCIYARMDRPQ from the coding sequence ATGAACATAGCGATCACCAACGGGCTTTTGCTGACCCCACCCGCCTTCAGGGCGGGCCTGGGCGTCTGGTCGCGCAGCGACGGCACATCGGGCAGTCCTACTTGGGCCGATGCGGGCAATGCCGGCATCGTTCCCGCCGACCAGGATTTCGGTCCCTGCTTCGAGGTCGTCAAGCAGCAGACCACGACCAGCCTGCGCTTCATGGGAGAGACGCCGATGATCCCCGGCGTCTATCTGCGCGTGTCGGCGCGGGTCAAGATCGTCGCCGGCCCGCTGGCCAGCGTTCGCATCGCGGGCTGGGCGGGCGACGGGTCGCGCAACGCGGTCGCGGGCCTGGTCACCGCGGGGACGACTGTCGCGCTGCGCAACTACGGCGAGGTGGTCGAGGTCAGCGCCATCGTCGGCGTCGGCAACCGGCCGGGCGTCGATCTGCCGTGGGGCACGCGCGCGGTCTATGGGCATTTCGGTCTGGACCTGGTGGGCGCCAATGGCGGGGCGTTCCGGGTTGAATCGATCCGTATCGACGATATCACCGCGGCGTTCGTGCCGTCGTTGCTGGACTGGGTGGACGTGCGCGATTTCGGCGCGGTCGGCGATGGCGTCACGAACGACCGGGCCGCGTTCCTGGCGGCGGACCAGGCGGCGGCGGGCGGATCGATCGTGGTGCCCGCAGGGACGTTCTTCATTTCGGGCGACCTGTCGATCAACAGCCGCATCCGTTTCAAGGGCCGCCTCACCACCCCGCCCTCGACACGCGTGTCGCTGCTGCGCAGCTTTGATTTCCCGACCTATGCGGATGCCTTCGGCGACGAGACGCTTGGCATGAAGAAGGCGCTTCAGGCGCTGCTTGGCTATACCGACCACATCTCTCTGGACCTTGGCGGGCGCCGCGTGGACCTGGATGAACCGCTGATGCTGGCCGAACTGGCCCCCACGCTGGAGGGGTTTGCGAACCGCCGGGTGATCCAGAACGGCTCGATCCAGGCAAAGCCCGGCCCCGCATGGCAGACCGGCCGCGCGACCAGCCCCGGCACCTACAACCCGGCCCAGCCCTATCTGCTGAGCAACGTCGCCAATGTCGCGGCCATCGAGGTCGGCAGCCGCATCATCGGCAGTGGCGTCGGCCGCGAGGTCTATGTGAACGCCAAGAACGTCGCCCAAGGCACGCTGAGCCTGTCGCAGCCGCTTTATGGCGGCGCGGGAACGCGGCAGTACAGTTTTGAACGCTATCGCTATCTGTTCGACTTTTCGGGCGTGCGCGAACTGAGCCGCCTGAACTTCTCCAAGGTCGATTTCGGCTGCGACCGCATCTCCAGTGGCGTGATGCTGCCCCAGCAGGGAGAGATGATCCAGTTCGCCGATTGCTACTTCACCCGTCCGATGGACCGGGCGATCACCTCGATCGGGCGCGGCTGCCAGGACCTGCTGGTCGACAACTGCCAGTTCATCTCGAACGACCTCGACCTGCCGGCGCAGCAGCGCACCACGGTCGCGATCAACGTGAACGCCAACGACATCAAGATCCGCAACAACCGCTTCGTGCGGTTCGCGCATTTCATGGTGGCGAACGGCGGCGGCCACATCATCAGCGGCAACCACTGGTTCCAGGGCGACGGGTCGGGGCAGGGGCTGCGCTATGCGGGCCTGGTGCTGACCCAGCCCAACGTGCAGACGACGGTGTCGGGAAACTATATCGACAACGCCTCGATCGAATGGACCAACGAACACAGCGCCATCCCGAACTTCACCGGCTCCGAGTTCAGCTTTGGCGGCCTGACCCTGACGGGCAACACCTTCCTGTGTTCGAACACCGTTGCGTGGTTCACCTGGATCACCGTCAAGCCCTATGGCTCGGGGCATTTCATCCAGGGGCTGAACGTCGTGGGGAACGTTTTCAAGGCGCTTTACGGTAACGTGGAGCGGATCGACCGGGTCGACACCTCGATCGCCGACCTGAACTACAACAGCATGCGCAACCTGCAGTTCGAGGCCAACACCTTCAACGGCATCAACACCTATGTGTCGAACCCGCTGATGATCCAGCTGACCCAGAACACCGCCACGGCGACCTGGACCACGCCGGTCCTGACCGGCCTGCCATTCCAGGGCTGGGCGCGGTCCGTCCAGTCCGTCGTGACCGAGGTCGCGCTGCAGTCGACCAGCGGCGCCCGTGTCGATGCGACTCCGACGGTCGTGCCGGATTCGGGCACGTCAAAACGCCAGATCCGGCTGACCTGGTCACAGCCCCTGCGCGGCCGGGTCTGCATCTATGCGCGGATGGATCGCCCGCAATAG